One Methylobacterium sp. 77 DNA window includes the following coding sequences:
- a CDS encoding DUF2934 domain-containing protein, with translation MNPFEQQVRERAYYIWEGEGRVFGRADQHWLMAESELRSVSVPAPVYVQPVTADLSMAPSPAKTLKPRASRSAGTAAKAVAEKSETAPRQTKAATSKSASTKAPAAPEATKSASTKAASAKSASTKSASAKTASAKTASSAGTATKPRSVAKPRAAASMESAATVH, from the coding sequence GTGCCTATTACATCTGGGAAGGCGAGGGCCGAGTGTTCGGCCGCGCCGACCAGCATTGGCTGATGGCCGAATCCGAGCTGCGCTCGGTGAGTGTTCCGGCCCCGGTCTACGTCCAGCCGGTGACCGCCGATCTCAGCATGGCACCGAGCCCGGCCAAGACCCTGAAGCCCCGCGCCTCGCGCAGCGCCGGCACCGCCGCCAAGGCTGTCGCCGAGAAATCCGAGACCGCCCCGCGCCAGACCAAGGCCGCCACATCTAAATCTGCTTCGACCAAGGCGCCTGCCGCTCCCGAGGCGACCAAATCTGCCTCCACCAAGGCTGCTTCGGCCAAATCTGCCTCCACCAAGTCCGCCTCGGCCAAGACCGCATCGGCCAAGACTGCATCGAGCGCCGGCACCGCCACCAAGCCGCGCAGTGTGGCCAAGCCCCGCGCCGCCGCCTCGATGGAATCCGCCGCGACCGTCCACTGA